A single genomic interval of Cupriavidus necator harbors:
- the xsc gene encoding sulfoacetaldehyde acetyltransferase, producing MTPSEAFVETLAANGVTDMFGIMGSAFMDAMDIFAPAGIRLIPVVHEQGAGHMADGYARVSGRHGVVIGQNGPGISNCVTSIAAAYWAHSPVVIVTPEAGTMGIGLGGFQEANQLPMFQEFTKYQGHVTNPARMAEFTARCFDRATAEMGPTQLNIPRDHFYGKVNVEIPQPRRLDRGPGGEQSLNEAAELLANAKFPVIISGGGVVMADAIEECKALAERLGAPVVNSYLHNDSFPASHPLWCGPLGYQGSKAAMKLISRADVVIALGSRLGPFGTLPQHGMDYWPKNAKIIQIDADHKMLGLVKKISVGICGDAKAAAVALSQRLAGRTLACDASREARATEIANEKAAWEKELDDWTHERDPYSLDMIEEQKQERTPTGGHYLHPRQVLRELEKAMPEDVMVSTDIGNINSVANSYLRFEKPRSFFAAMSWGNCGYAFPTIIGAKVAAPHRPAVSYAGDGAWGMSLMETMTCVRHNIPVTAVVFHNRQWGAEKKNQVDFYNRRFVAGELDNQSFAGIAKAMGAEGIVVDRLEDVGPALKRAIDLQMNHGKTTIIEIMCTRELGDPFRRDALAKPVRYLDKYKDYV from the coding sequence ATGACCCCGTCGGAAGCCTTCGTTGAAACGCTGGCCGCCAATGGCGTGACCGACATGTTCGGCATCATGGGCTCGGCCTTCATGGATGCGATGGACATCTTCGCGCCGGCGGGCATCCGCCTGATCCCGGTGGTGCACGAACAAGGCGCCGGCCACATGGCCGACGGCTACGCCCGCGTGTCGGGCCGCCACGGTGTGGTGATCGGCCAGAACGGCCCCGGCATCTCCAACTGCGTGACCTCGATCGCCGCTGCCTACTGGGCCCACAGCCCGGTGGTGATCGTCACGCCCGAGGCCGGCACCATGGGCATTGGCCTGGGCGGCTTCCAGGAAGCCAACCAGCTGCCCATGTTCCAGGAGTTCACCAAGTACCAGGGCCACGTCACCAACCCGGCCCGCATGGCCGAGTTCACCGCCCGCTGCTTCGACCGCGCCACCGCGGAAATGGGCCCGACCCAGCTGAACATCCCGCGTGACCACTTCTACGGCAAGGTCAACGTCGAGATCCCGCAGCCGCGCCGCCTCGACCGCGGCCCCGGCGGCGAGCAGAGCCTGAACGAAGCGGCCGAGCTGCTGGCCAACGCCAAATTCCCGGTGATCATCTCGGGCGGCGGCGTGGTGATGGCCGATGCGATCGAAGAGTGCAAGGCCCTGGCCGAGCGCCTGGGCGCGCCGGTGGTCAACAGCTACCTGCACAACGACTCGTTCCCGGCCAGCCACCCGCTGTGGTGCGGCCCGCTGGGCTACCAGGGTTCGAAGGCGGCGATGAAGCTGATCTCGCGCGCCGACGTGGTGATCGCGCTGGGCTCGCGCCTGGGGCCGTTCGGCACGCTGCCGCAGCACGGCATGGACTACTGGCCGAAGAACGCCAAGATCATCCAGATCGACGCCGACCACAAGATGCTGGGCCTGGTGAAGAAGATCTCGGTGGGCATCTGCGGCGACGCCAAGGCCGCCGCGGTCGCGCTGAGCCAGCGCCTGGCCGGCCGCACGCTGGCCTGCGACGCCAGCCGCGAGGCCCGCGCCACCGAAATCGCCAACGAAAAGGCCGCGTGGGAGAAGGAGCTGGACGACTGGACCCATGAGCGCGACCCGTACAGCCTGGACATGATCGAAGAGCAGAAGCAGGAGCGCACGCCCACCGGCGGCCACTACCTGCATCCGCGCCAGGTGCTGCGCGAGCTGGAAAAGGCCATGCCGGAAGATGTGATGGTGTCCACCGACATCGGCAACATCAACTCGGTGGCCAACAGCTACCTGCGCTTCGAGAAGCCGCGCAGCTTCTTCGCGGCGATGAGCTGGGGCAACTGCGGTTACGCCTTCCCGACCATCATCGGCGCCAAGGTCGCGGCACCGCACCGCCCGGCCGTGTCGTACGCCGGTGACGGCGCCTGGGGCATGAGCCTGATGGAAACCATGACCTGCGTGCGCCACAACATCCCGGTGACCGCGGTGGTGTTCCACAACCGCCAGTGGGGCGCGGAGAAGAAGAACCAGGTGGACTTCTACAACCGCCGCTTTGTGGCGGGCGAGCTGGACAACCAGAGCTTTGCCGGCATCGCCAAGGCGATGGGTGCGGAAGGCATCGTGGTGGATCGGCTGGAAGATGTCGGCCCGGCCCTGAAGCGCGCCATCGACCTGCAGATGAATCATGGCAAGACCACGATCATCGAGATCATGTGCACGCGTGAACTGGGCGACCCGTTCCGCCGCGATGCGCTGGCCAAGCCGGTGCGTTACCTGGACAAGTACAAGGACTACGTCTGA
- a CDS encoding c-type cytochrome, with protein MNSPPPQAWLNALLVLIEKFQLALLSLWHALGLTGDSHGQPAWPWARRVAGETLLIDLGLARQVGLSLCALVFAVLAITAALAWRRHRGVLLAAGALALVAAPWPSAALLLVPAAPTSFHASPTRFSVDAIALGARVYAQHCASCHGADGRGEGPLAASLAQWPPTLVSPLLARRVDGELFWHVLAGMRDRHGQPTMPAFGNVLGLREAWAVIDYMKALSAGGGAEGNWPVPLRLPEMAIRCADAAPLALSQWRGDQRVRLVAVDGMASLPFEDPRFLTVLVTPDGQPPAQVPRFRAGCAAVSSHAWQAVAAIAGQSPSRLAGTQLLADRGGWLRARGTPGRQWSDADLVCVSGPDAGAQRAPSPATDGLTALLLRMDAEPVRFVKGGFIH; from the coding sequence ATGAACAGCCCGCCGCCGCAGGCATGGCTCAATGCACTGCTGGTTCTGATCGAGAAATTCCAGCTGGCCCTGTTGTCGCTATGGCATGCCCTTGGCCTGACCGGCGACAGCCACGGCCAGCCAGCCTGGCCGTGGGCACGGCGCGTGGCGGGCGAAACCCTGCTGATCGACCTGGGCCTCGCGCGCCAGGTCGGCCTGAGCCTGTGCGCCCTTGTCTTTGCCGTGCTGGCCATTACCGCCGCGCTGGCCTGGCGACGCCATCGCGGCGTGCTGCTGGCCGCCGGTGCGCTCGCCCTGGTGGCGGCCCCCTGGCCCAGCGCAGCGCTGCTGTTGGTGCCGGCAGCGCCGACCAGCTTCCACGCCAGCCCTACCCGCTTCTCCGTCGATGCCATCGCGCTCGGCGCCCGGGTCTATGCGCAGCATTGCGCCAGCTGCCACGGCGCGGACGGGCGCGGAGAAGGGCCGCTGGCCGCCAGCCTGGCGCAGTGGCCGCCCACGCTGGTCAGCCCGCTGCTGGCGCGCCGCGTCGATGGCGAGCTGTTCTGGCATGTGCTGGCCGGCATGCGCGACCGTCACGGCCAGCCCACCATGCCGGCCTTCGGCAATGTGCTCGGCCTCCGCGAGGCCTGGGCTGTGATCGACTACATGAAAGCGCTGTCGGCCGGCGGTGGTGCCGAGGGCAACTGGCCGGTGCCGTTGCGGCTGCCGGAGATGGCAATCCGCTGCGCCGATGCCGCGCCGCTGGCGCTGTCGCAATGGCGCGGCGACCAGCGCGTGCGGCTGGTGGCGGTGGACGGGATGGCATCGTTGCCGTTCGAGGATCCCCGCTTCCTGACCGTGCTGGTCACGCCTGACGGGCAACCGCCGGCGCAGGTGCCGCGCTTCCGTGCCGGCTGCGCCGCGGTCTCCTCGCATGCCTGGCAGGCCGTGGCGGCAATCGCCGGGCAATCGCCTTCGCGCCTGGCCGGCACCCAGCTGCTGGCCGACCGCGGCGGCTGGCTGCGCGCCCGCGGCACGCCGGGGCGGCAATGGTCCGACGCAGACCTGGTCTGCGTCTCGGGACCGGACGCCGGCGCACAGCGCGCGCCTTCGCCCGCGACTGACGGGCTGACTGCGCTGCTCCTGCGCATGGACGCCGAGCCGGTGCGCTTCGTCAAGGGCGGCTTCATTCACTGA
- a CDS encoding LLM class flavin-dependent oxidoreductase → MSVDFIGMIQSQKQSEIHPPSGPVIDRDYVRAFAQAHEQAGFDRILVPHHSTGPSATLTIAYAASVTERIHFMLAHRPGFTAPTLAARQIATLDQFSGGRLGVHFISGGSDSEQQRDGDFLDHDQRYARTDEYLHILRRIWTEPAPFDHEGRFYRFTQGFSEVKPAQQPHVPIYFGGASEAALAVAGKHADVYALWGESLEQVRELTGRVRAEAAQHGRTVRFSVSFRPVLAETEEKAWARADSILAHTRALRVQAGYSRGGPQQSEGARRLLAAADQGDRVDQRLWTAIARETGGRSNSTGLIGTPEQVAQALLAYYELGVTTFLIRGFDPLEDAIDYGRELIPRVRELVAQHGAAQQAERKAA, encoded by the coding sequence ATGAGCGTCGATTTCATCGGCATGATCCAGAGCCAGAAGCAGTCCGAGATCCATCCGCCGTCAGGCCCGGTGATCGATCGCGACTATGTGCGCGCGTTTGCCCAGGCCCACGAGCAGGCCGGCTTCGACCGCATCCTGGTGCCGCACCATTCCACCGGCCCGTCGGCCACGCTGACCATCGCCTACGCGGCCAGCGTGACCGAGCGCATCCACTTCATGCTGGCGCACCGCCCCGGCTTTACCGCGCCGACGCTGGCCGCGCGCCAGATTGCCACGCTCGACCAGTTCAGCGGCGGCCGCCTCGGGGTGCACTTCATCTCGGGCGGCTCGGACAGCGAGCAGCAGCGCGACGGCGACTTCCTCGACCATGACCAGCGTTATGCGCGCACCGACGAGTACCTGCACATCCTGCGCCGCATCTGGACCGAGCCCGCGCCGTTCGACCACGAAGGCCGGTTCTACCGCTTTACCCAGGGCTTCTCGGAGGTCAAGCCCGCGCAGCAGCCGCATGTGCCGATCTATTTCGGCGGCGCCTCGGAAGCGGCGCTGGCCGTCGCCGGCAAGCATGCCGACGTCTACGCGCTGTGGGGCGAGTCGCTCGAGCAGGTGCGCGAGCTGACCGGCCGCGTGCGTGCCGAAGCCGCGCAGCACGGCCGCACGGTGCGCTTCTCGGTGTCGTTCCGCCCGGTGCTGGCCGAGACCGAAGAAAAAGCCTGGGCCCGCGCCGACAGCATCCTGGCGCACACCCGCGCCCTGCGCGTGCAGGCCGGCTACAGCCGCGGCGGCCCGCAACAGAGCGAAGGCGCACGGCGCCTGCTCGCTGCAGCCGACCAAGGCGACCGGGTCGACCAGCGCCTGTGGACCGCGATCGCGCGCGAGACCGGCGGGCGCTCCAACTCCACCGGGCTGATCGGCACGCCGGAGCAGGTGGCGCAGGCCCTGCTCGCGTACTACGAACTGGGCGTCACCACCTTCCTGATCCGCGGCTTCGATCCGCTGGAAGACGCCATCGACTATGGCCGCGAGCTGATCCCGCGCGTGCGCGAGCTGGTGGCGCAGCACGGCGCCGCGCAGCAGGCGGAGCGCAAGGCCGCCTGA
- the pta gene encoding phosphate acetyltransferase translates to MKAILRIIDRARAAPRRIVLCEAEDPRILQAAQRASQEGIARIVLVGNTRQINAAAAIHGIGLDGMTLVDPSTSALTPSFAQQLFALRQKKGMTLDEAKRAVLDPLCFANLMVRLGHADGSVAGADHTTADVVRNAIQLIGLAPGFRLVSSFFLMMLCEPFHTLKGGLIFSDCGLVVDPDADALADIAMAAADSARTLLMEEPRVAMLSFSTSGSASHAAVDKVVAATERVRAQRPDLAIDGDVQLDAAIVAEIAARKVAHSQVNGHANVLVFPSLEAGNIGYKLAERVGGAKAIGPMLQGLNKPANDLSRGCSADDVFHVIAVTVVQAQATAEQASKGEQAAA, encoded by the coding sequence ATGAAAGCCATCCTCCGCATCATCGACCGCGCCCGCGCCGCGCCTCGCCGCATCGTGCTGTGCGAGGCCGAAGACCCGCGCATCCTGCAGGCCGCGCAGCGCGCGTCGCAGGAAGGCATCGCGCGCATCGTGCTGGTCGGCAACACGCGCCAGATCAACGCCGCCGCGGCCATCCACGGCATCGGGCTGGACGGCATGACGCTGGTCGACCCATCGACCTCGGCGCTCACGCCCTCGTTCGCGCAGCAACTCTTTGCGCTGCGCCAGAAGAAGGGCATGACGCTCGATGAAGCCAAGCGCGCCGTGCTCGATCCGCTGTGCTTCGCCAACCTGATGGTGCGCCTTGGCCACGCCGACGGTTCGGTGGCGGGCGCCGACCACACCACCGCCGACGTGGTGCGCAACGCGATCCAGCTGATCGGGCTGGCACCCGGCTTCCGGCTGGTGTCGAGCTTCTTCCTGATGATGCTGTGCGAGCCTTTCCACACGCTCAAGGGCGGGCTGATCTTCTCCGACTGCGGGCTGGTGGTGGATCCGGATGCCGATGCGCTTGCCGATATCGCCATGGCCGCGGCCGACAGCGCACGCACGCTGCTGATGGAAGAGCCGCGCGTGGCCATGCTGTCGTTCTCGACCAGTGGCAGCGCCAGCCATGCGGCAGTGGACAAGGTGGTGGCCGCCACCGAGCGCGTGCGCGCGCAACGCCCGGACCTGGCCATCGATGGCGACGTGCAGCTCGATGCCGCCATCGTCGCCGAGATCGCCGCGCGCAAGGTCGCGCATTCGCAGGTGAACGGCCACGCCAACGTGCTGGTGTTTCCCAGCCTGGAAGCCGGCAATATCGGCTACAAGCTGGCCGAGCGGGTCGGTGGCGCCAAGGCCATCGGGCCGATGCTGCAGGGGCTGAACAAGCCCGCCAACGACCTCTCGCGCGGCTGCAGCGCGGACGATGTGTTCCATGTCATCGCCGTCACCGTGGTCCAGGCGCAAGCCACCGCGGAACAGGCCAGCAAGGGCGAGCAGGCGGCGGCATGA
- a CDS encoding ABC transporter ATP-binding protein has product MVSVVERLKASRPYTHVKKTPLSRTRKRGANAAADDTAEAQTGARIDIHQVSHWFGSGSDGLQVLDDVDLSVAPGEFVALLGPSGCGKSTLLRLVAGLDQPSSGEILQDGTSIAEPDPSRIVVFQDPTLYPWRRVWDNVALGLQARGVLASQRPRVDDALRRVGLETFARAFPHQLSGGMAQRVALARALVNDPRLLVLDEPLGKLDSLTRLAMQSDLVELWQRSRFSALLVTHDVEEALFLAQRVIIFSQRPARITAEIRVDLPYPRHRGDPRLTGLRHEALRHLGLDASW; this is encoded by the coding sequence ATGGTGAGTGTTGTTGAGCGGTTGAAAGCATCGAGACCCTACACGCACGTGAAGAAGACTCCCCTCTCCCGCACGCGGAAGAGGGGAGCTAACGCGGCGGCAGACGACACCGCGGAAGCCCAGACCGGTGCCCGCATCGACATCCATCAGGTCAGCCACTGGTTCGGCAGCGGCAGCGACGGGCTGCAGGTGCTGGACGACGTCGACCTGAGCGTCGCACCGGGCGAATTCGTCGCGCTGCTGGGGCCCAGCGGTTGCGGCAAGTCCACGCTGCTGCGGCTGGTGGCAGGGCTGGACCAGCCCTCCTCCGGCGAGATCCTGCAGGACGGCACCTCGATCGCCGAGCCTGACCCGTCGCGCATCGTGGTGTTCCAGGACCCCACGCTGTACCCGTGGCGGCGCGTTTGGGACAACGTCGCGCTGGGCTTGCAGGCACGCGGCGTGCTGGCAAGCCAGCGCCCGCGCGTGGATGATGCGTTGCGGCGCGTAGGGCTGGAGACCTTCGCCCGCGCCTTCCCGCACCAGCTCTCGGGCGGCATGGCGCAGCGCGTGGCGCTGGCGCGCGCGCTGGTCAACGATCCGCGCCTGCTGGTGCTGGACGAGCCGCTGGGCAAGCTGGATTCGCTGACGCGGCTGGCAATGCAGAGCGACCTGGTCGAACTGTGGCAACGCTCGCGCTTCTCGGCGCTGCTGGTCACGCACGACGTGGAGGAAGCGCTGTTCCTGGCGCAGCGCGTGATCATCTTCAGCCAGCGTCCGGCACGCATCACGGCGGAGATCCGGGTCGACCTGCCCTACCCGCGCCATCGCGGCGATCCGCGGCTGACCGGGCTGCGGCACGAAGCGCTGCGCCACCTGGGGCTGGACGCGAGCTGGTAA
- a CDS encoding acyl-CoA dehydrogenase family protein: MSLTSTLRRLPSSEARLGEVLAGLCARFAASAGAHDAAASFPHDNFAQLHANGLVAQVVPHAQGGGGAGLAQARRIVAAVAGGDAATALVLTMTYLQHRAIARADSHWPQTVRDQVFASAVQDGALINALRVEPELGSPARGGLPATVATRVADGWRISGRKLYSTGIPALRWLAVWARTDEPQPRVGVFLVPGPAAAIAGVRIVENWNHLGLRASGSHETVLDNVWIPPDHAVDIRPPSAWAPTGASQADIDANADQQGWMIVLLGSLYDAVARAAAAWIGDFVRERAPGSLGAPLATLPRVQEAIGEIAALLRANQVLLDDAAARTDAGEAPTPADSGLLKYTVTGNAIRAVELALQLSGNHGLSRNNPLERHYRDVLCSRIHTPQNDSILVAAGRAQLGL, encoded by the coding sequence ATGTCATTAACGTCTACCCTGCGCAGGCTGCCCAGCAGCGAAGCGCGCCTTGGCGAGGTGCTGGCCGGGCTCTGCGCGCGCTTTGCCGCCAGTGCCGGCGCGCACGATGCCGCTGCCAGCTTTCCGCACGACAACTTTGCGCAGTTGCACGCCAATGGCCTGGTTGCGCAGGTGGTGCCGCACGCGCAGGGCGGCGGCGGGGCAGGCCTGGCGCAGGCGCGCCGCATCGTGGCCGCGGTGGCGGGCGGCGATGCCGCAACCGCGCTGGTGCTGACCATGACCTACCTGCAGCACCGCGCGATCGCCCGCGCCGATTCGCACTGGCCACAGACCGTGCGCGACCAGGTCTTTGCCAGTGCGGTGCAGGACGGTGCGCTGATCAACGCGCTGCGGGTGGAACCGGAACTGGGATCGCCGGCACGCGGCGGCCTGCCGGCCACGGTGGCCACGCGCGTGGCCGACGGCTGGCGCATCAGCGGGCGCAAGCTGTACAGCACCGGCATCCCGGCGCTGCGCTGGCTGGCGGTCTGGGCGCGCACCGATGAGCCTCAGCCGCGCGTGGGCGTGTTCCTGGTGCCCGGACCGGCGGCCGCCATCGCGGGCGTGCGCATCGTCGAAAACTGGAACCACCTTGGCCTGCGCGCTTCAGGCAGCCATGAGACCGTGCTCGACAACGTCTGGATCCCGCCTGACCACGCGGTCGATATCCGCCCGCCGTCAGCATGGGCGCCGACCGGTGCCAGCCAGGCCGACATCGACGCCAACGCCGACCAGCAGGGCTGGATGATCGTGCTGCTGGGCAGCCTCTATGACGCGGTGGCACGCGCTGCCGCCGCATGGATCGGCGATTTCGTTCGCGAGCGCGCGCCCGGCAGCCTGGGCGCACCGCTGGCCACGCTGCCGCGCGTTCAGGAAGCCATCGGCGAGATCGCCGCGTTGCTGCGGGCCAATCAGGTGTTGCTGGACGATGCCGCCGCGCGCACCGACGCGGGCGAGGCGCCCACGCCGGCCGACAGCGGGCTGCTCAAGTACACGGTGACCGGCAATGCGATCCGCGCGGTGGAACTGGCACTGCAGCTCTCCGGCAACCACGGCTTGAGCCGGAACAACCCGCTGGAGCGCCACTACCGCGACGTGCTGTGCAGCCGCATCCATACGCCGCAGAACGATTCCATCCTGGTCGCCGCCGGGCGGGCGCAGCTTGGCCTGTAA
- a CDS encoding ABC transporter permease, with protein sequence MTTSQPAFDAGLARKPAAAPVPHAAASARASGPVWATGILAALAWAAFGALTWLWPNQAVGFSDWAYTTELGIAALAGAALLALVALAGQRVRAAQRALATLRAAGPWLVALPVALAAWEILTAKTAILPTPFFAPPQALIEVYADDWRRLGDSALNTLRLLGLGVAYGGLAGFLVGVSIGWSRRIGYWVHPVLRVLGPLPSTALLPLTFYFFPSSYSAAVFLIALATAFPVAVLTWSGVAGVNKSYYDVARTMGASGWFLVLRVAIPAALPQVFVGLFMGLGASFSVLVTAEMMGVKSGLGWYLTWAQGWASYVNMYAALIVMALLFSGVITLLFVARDRVLSWQKGTVKW encoded by the coding sequence ATGACGACAAGCCAACCTGCATTCGACGCCGGGCTTGCGCGCAAGCCAGCCGCGGCCCCCGTGCCGCATGCCGCCGCAAGCGCGCGCGCGTCCGGCCCGGTCTGGGCCACCGGCATCCTCGCCGCGCTGGCGTGGGCCGCGTTCGGCGCGCTGACATGGCTGTGGCCCAACCAGGCGGTGGGCTTCAGCGACTGGGCCTATACGACAGAGCTGGGGATTGCGGCGCTGGCAGGCGCCGCGTTGCTGGCACTAGTTGCGCTGGCCGGCCAGCGGGTCCGGGCCGCGCAACGCGCGCTGGCCACGCTGCGCGCCGCCGGCCCGTGGCTGGTGGCGCTGCCCGTGGCCCTGGCCGCGTGGGAAATCCTGACCGCCAAGACCGCCATCCTGCCCACGCCCTTCTTCGCGCCGCCACAGGCGCTGATCGAGGTCTATGCCGACGACTGGCGGCGCCTCGGCGACAGCGCGCTGAACACGCTCAGGCTGCTCGGGCTGGGCGTGGCCTATGGCGGGCTGGCCGGCTTCCTGGTGGGCGTGTCGATCGGCTGGTCGCGCCGCATCGGCTACTGGGTGCATCCGGTGCTGCGCGTGCTGGGCCCGCTTCCGTCGACCGCGCTGCTGCCGCTGACCTTCTACTTCTTCCCGTCGAGCTATTCCGCCGCGGTGTTCCTGATCGCGCTGGCCACCGCCTTCCCGGTGGCGGTGCTGACCTGGTCAGGCGTGGCCGGCGTCAACAAGAGCTACTACGACGTGGCGCGCACCATGGGCGCCTCGGGCTGGTTCCTGGTGCTGCGCGTGGCGATCCCGGCGGCGCTGCCGCAGGTATTCGTCGGCCTGTTCATGGGTCTGGGCGCTTCGTTCTCGGTGCTGGTGACGGCGGAGATGATGGGCGTGAAGTCGGGCCTGGGCTGGTACCTGACGTGGGCGCAGGGCTGGGCTTCTTACGTCAATATGTATGCGGCGCTGATCGTGATGGCGCTGCTGTTCTCGGGCGTGATCACGCTGCTGTTCGTGGCGCGTGACCGGGTGCTGTCGTGGCAGAAGGGGACGGTGAAATGGTGA
- a CDS encoding ABC transporter substrate-binding protein → MSQDNNNHADPRRRSVLRLAGAAAIAAPSLILGRQAWSAPRKLTFAWNQNAFCLTPIVVAQEKGFFEKNGLQVDLINYSGSTDQLLESIATGKADAAVGMIHRWLKPLEAGFDVKIIGSSHGGCVRLVGSKAAGVTSLQQLKGKTVGVSDLAAPGKHFFTILLAKNGIDPDKDITWRQYPADLLGVAVDKGEIQAIADGDPNLYLLEKRTNGAYVELATNLTGEYARKVCCVVGARGELVRNDRPAATSLARAIVQATDYINENPNEAARVFARYSPKINPEDLRKLYATLTYTHHPTGVDLRDEIAFYADDFRRIGVLKKTTDAKRLAQHVYANVLG, encoded by the coding sequence ATGAGCCAGGACAACAACAATCACGCCGACCCGCGCCGGCGCAGCGTGCTGCGGCTGGCCGGTGCCGCGGCCATCGCCGCGCCGTCGCTGATCCTGGGCCGACAGGCCTGGTCGGCGCCGCGCAAGCTGACCTTCGCGTGGAACCAGAACGCCTTCTGCCTGACGCCGATCGTGGTGGCGCAGGAGAAGGGCTTCTTCGAGAAGAACGGCCTGCAGGTCGACCTGATCAACTACAGCGGCTCGACCGACCAGTTGCTGGAATCGATCGCCACCGGCAAGGCCGATGCCGCGGTCGGCATGATCCACCGCTGGCTCAAGCCGCTGGAAGCCGGCTTCGACGTCAAGATCATCGGCAGCTCGCACGGCGGCTGCGTGCGGCTGGTGGGATCGAAAGCGGCGGGGGTCACCAGCCTGCAGCAGCTGAAGGGAAAGACAGTCGGCGTCAGCGACCTGGCGGCACCGGGCAAACACTTCTTCACCATCCTGCTGGCCAAGAACGGTATCGACCCGGACAAGGACATCACCTGGCGCCAGTACCCGGCCGACCTGCTGGGCGTGGCGGTGGACAAGGGCGAGATCCAGGCGATCGCCGACGGCGACCCCAACCTCTACCTGCTGGAAAAGCGCACCAACGGCGCCTACGTGGAACTGGCCACCAACCTCACCGGCGAGTACGCACGCAAGGTCTGCTGCGTGGTCGGCGCCCGCGGCGAACTGGTGCGCAACGACCGCCCCGCGGCCACGTCGCTGGCGCGCGCCATCGTGCAGGCCACCGACTATATCAACGAGAACCCCAACGAGGCCGCCAGGGTCTTCGCCAGGTACTCGCCCAAGATCAATCCGGAAGACCTGCGCAAGCTCTACGCCACGCTGACCTATACCCACCACCCGACCGGCGTCGACCTGCGCGACGAGATCGCCTTCTACGCCGATGATTTCCGCCGCATCGGCGTGCTGAAGAAGACCACCGATGCCAAACGCCTGGCGCAGCACGTCTACGCCAATGTGCTGGGGTGA
- a CDS encoding sulfite exporter TauE/SafE family protein: MKAELLLPLLGLQALLGAGTYFQTVTGFGLGMIVMGVTSGLGLAPVATVAAVVSLVTLANSACALPGKLQHIDWRAVAAAAIGILPSVVVGVLVLEYLSSSAATLLQLLLGAVILYGGLSAALKPAPLAQRSGDGTFFVSGVFGGLLSGMFGVSGPPLIFQFYRQPMKPVEIRCALILVFTVTSTVRTLFSAWQGQLDAAVCVQAAIAVPVVVIATLLGRRFPPPFSPATTRRVAFGVLIGIGASLMLPAISAWVL, from the coding sequence ATGAAGGCAGAACTGTTGTTGCCGCTGCTGGGCCTGCAGGCCCTGCTCGGTGCCGGCACCTATTTCCAGACGGTGACCGGCTTTGGCCTTGGCATGATCGTGATGGGCGTCACCAGCGGACTGGGGCTGGCGCCCGTGGCCACCGTGGCCGCGGTGGTGAGCCTGGTCACGCTGGCCAACAGCGCCTGCGCGCTGCCAGGCAAGCTGCAGCATATCGACTGGCGCGCCGTCGCCGCGGCAGCCATCGGCATCCTGCCGTCGGTAGTGGTCGGCGTGCTGGTGCTGGAGTACCTGAGTTCCAGCGCAGCCACCCTGCTGCAACTGCTGCTGGGCGCCGTGATCCTGTATGGCGGCCTCAGCGCCGCACTCAAGCCCGCGCCGCTGGCGCAACGCTCCGGCGATGGCACCTTCTTCGTCAGCGGGGTATTCGGCGGACTGCTGAGCGGCATGTTCGGCGTCTCCGGCCCGCCGCTGATTTTCCAGTTCTACCGCCAGCCGATGAAGCCGGTTGAAATCCGTTGCGCGCTGATCCTGGTCTTTACCGTGACCTCCACCGTGCGCACGCTGTTCTCGGCCTGGCAGGGGCAGCTCGATGCCGCCGTGTGCGTGCAGGCCGCCATTGCCGTGCCGGTGGTGGTGATCGCCACGTTGCTGGGGCGGCGTTTTCCGCCGCCGTTCTCGCCGGCCACGACGCGCAGGGTGGCGTTCGGGGTGTTGATCGGGATCGGGGCCAGCCTGATGCTGCCGGCGATTTCGGCGTGGGTGCTCTAA